A genome region from Fodinibius salicampi includes the following:
- a CDS encoding bifunctional nuclease family protein — translation MDKIKMDILGLSTSPSSGGAYALILNEIEGNRRLPIIIGTFEAQAIALELEHIKPPRPMTHDLLKNMVQAFGANINQVFINDLSEGTFFAKIIYDDNGEEREQDARPSDAIALAVRFGASIFVNSEVLDEAGIVSESEGEGDLTATSQGKESGGEMSKLEKLENELQTAIDTENYEKAARIRDEIQKLKS, via the coding sequence TTGGATAAGATAAAAATGGATATTTTAGGGCTCTCAACCAGTCCCAGTAGTGGAGGAGCCTATGCGTTAATATTAAATGAGATCGAGGGTAATCGTCGTTTACCTATTATTATAGGTACGTTTGAGGCACAGGCCATAGCATTGGAATTGGAACACATCAAGCCGCCGCGGCCAATGACGCATGATCTTTTGAAAAATATGGTGCAGGCGTTTGGAGCCAATATAAATCAGGTTTTTATAAATGACTTAAGCGAGGGGACTTTTTTCGCTAAAATTATTTATGACGATAACGGTGAAGAACGTGAACAGGATGCCCGTCCCAGTGATGCCATTGCTTTGGCTGTTCGTTTTGGTGCTTCAATCTTTGTAAATAGTGAGGTCCTCGATGAGGCAGGCATTGTTTCCGAATCAGAGGGTGAGGGAGATCTTACGGCAACATCCCAGGGAAAAGAATCGGGGGGAGAGATGAGCAAGCTTGAAAAGCTTGAGAATGAACTCCAAACTGCTATTGATACCGAAAATTATGAAAAGGCGGCCCGCATACGGGATGAAATTCAGAAGTTAAAAAGCTAG